A single genomic interval of Spirosoma taeanense harbors:
- a CDS encoding RNA polymerase sigma factor, translated as MLRVKAGDLDKMGLLFERYHRPLFGFLYHMTGQRDVSEDLVQNVFFRMLKYRHTFTGDGEFRTWMYHLARNVLADHVQKNKRSAHKYDVADLVETIGGGAAADEPIQKEQELAVLNKALSKLSDDNREVLILSRFQELKYEEIARILATTEGAVKVRVHRAMNALKSLYLRIENGSKAHEL; from the coding sequence ATGCTCCGGGTAAAGGCGGGGGATCTGGACAAGATGGGCTTGCTCTTTGAACGATACCATCGTCCTTTGTTCGGCTTCCTTTACCACATGACGGGGCAGCGGGACGTAAGCGAAGATCTGGTTCAGAACGTGTTTTTCCGGATGCTGAAGTATCGGCACACCTTTACGGGCGATGGCGAATTTCGGACCTGGATGTATCACCTGGCCCGAAACGTGCTGGCCGATCATGTGCAAAAGAACAAACGGTCTGCCCATAAGTACGACGTAGCCGATCTGGTCGAAACGATTGGCGGGGGCGCTGCCGCCGACGAGCCGATTCAGAAAGAGCAGGAACTGGCTGTGTTAAACAAAGCGCTGTCGAAGCTGAGCGACGACAATCGCGAAGTGTTGATTCTGAGCCGGTTTCAGGAATTGAAGTACGAGGAAATTGCCCGTATTCTGGCGACAACGGAAGGGGCCGTAAAGGTTCGGGTCCATCGGGCCATGAATGCGTTGAAAAGTCTTTACCTACGAATAGAAAATGGAAGCAAAGCCCATGAACTGTGA
- a CDS encoding ABC transporter permease, which produces MFRNHLKIAIRNLWKNRLFSTLNIVGMGVGMAAAGLMSLYVAHELSYDRFHTNAGRVVRVAQHAAWAGGNFNMALTSAPFAGALKTDYPEIEKVVRIQPEGGGVVTYKDKQIEVSDIFFADNTVFDVFTFPFLYGHPATALTRPQSIVLTESLAEKLFGDAAKALGQPVEFSNHFVNTVTGVIADVPANSHVQFSALRSLPDNYTNGWQNADLYTYALLTRGSDAKALEAKLSGFYQKYLKNEMGELTYQMELQPLTSIHLHSHLDYELSANGNVQTVTVFAIIAALILFIAGINYVNLFTARSIARTREVGVRKAIGSRRGQLIGQFMTESILMALLACAAGALLANAFLPWFNELADRSLVLTQYGQLTTLVITVSFAVLLGVGSGLYPALLLSGFRPVTALKGQLGNRFGKVQFRQSLVVFQFVAAVVLIACSALIYRQMNYVLHKNLGFNKEQVLTFHLENEEARKQVQALKDELKKSPFVEQVSAATNPIGNNDLGSRGMFFEQNGVMPTYTQTVQKFAVDPDYLNTLEIKLSKGRNFSESFPGDATASVLVNEALVKKMGWREPIGKRVAYSVGKDQTAEARVIGVVKDFHTYSLQHTIEPLVLQMPAPLDKDNLYVRIRASKMTEALAAIRQVYRRFDPSASLNFHFLDQNFSQQYKAEQKQGQVLLSFTILAVLIACLGLFGLAAFAAEARTKEIGVRKVLGASVGSVVTLLSKDFLKLVGVAIGLALPLAWYFSGQWLQSFAYHVEMEWWLFVGAGGLAAAIALLTVSVQSLKAALMNPVKSLRAE; this is translated from the coding sequence ATCGGTTATTCAGCACCTTAAATATCGTTGGCATGGGCGTTGGTATGGCGGCCGCCGGTCTGATGAGTCTTTACGTTGCGCATGAGCTGAGTTACGACCGCTTCCACACTAATGCCGGTCGCGTCGTTCGGGTGGCGCAGCACGCGGCCTGGGCGGGTGGAAATTTCAACATGGCGCTGACCTCGGCCCCTTTTGCCGGTGCCCTCAAAACCGATTATCCGGAGATCGAAAAAGTCGTACGCATCCAGCCCGAAGGGGGGGGCGTGGTTACGTACAAGGATAAACAAATCGAAGTCTCTGACATCTTTTTTGCCGATAACACGGTGTTTGACGTCTTTACGTTCCCGTTCCTCTACGGTCACCCGGCTACGGCGCTGACCCGGCCACAGAGTATTGTGCTGACGGAGAGTCTGGCCGAAAAGCTGTTTGGCGATGCCGCTAAGGCCCTGGGGCAGCCAGTTGAGTTCAGTAATCACTTCGTGAATACCGTTACGGGGGTTATTGCCGATGTGCCGGCAAATTCACATGTGCAGTTCAGTGCGCTCCGTTCGCTCCCGGACAACTATACCAATGGCTGGCAAAATGCGGATCTTTATACGTATGCGTTGCTAACCAGGGGCAGCGATGCAAAAGCGCTGGAAGCCAAACTTTCGGGATTTTACCAGAAATATCTTAAAAACGAAATGGGCGAGCTGACCTACCAGATGGAGCTTCAGCCGCTTACGTCCATTCATCTTCATTCGCACCTGGATTATGAACTGAGCGCCAATGGCAACGTACAGACGGTCACGGTATTCGCCATCATAGCCGCGCTGATCCTGTTCATTGCCGGTATCAATTATGTAAATCTCTTCACCGCCCGATCCATTGCCCGAACCCGCGAAGTAGGTGTCCGGAAAGCCATCGGCTCCCGCCGGGGTCAGCTTATCGGCCAGTTTATGACCGAGTCGATTCTAATGGCTCTGCTGGCCTGTGCCGCCGGGGCTTTACTGGCGAACGCCTTCCTGCCCTGGTTCAATGAACTGGCCGATCGGTCGCTTGTCCTTACGCAGTATGGCCAGCTCACAACGTTGGTCATTACGGTTTCATTCGCAGTTCTGCTGGGTGTGGGCAGTGGACTGTATCCGGCGTTGCTGCTGTCGGGGTTCCGGCCCGTTACGGCGTTAAAAGGGCAGTTGGGCAATCGGTTCGGGAAGGTTCAGTTCCGGCAGTCGCTGGTCGTGTTTCAGTTTGTGGCCGCCGTGGTACTGATTGCCTGTTCGGCCCTGATTTACCGGCAGATGAATTATGTACTGCACAAAAACCTTGGTTTTAATAAGGAGCAGGTGCTGACCTTCCACCTTGAAAATGAAGAAGCGCGGAAGCAGGTACAGGCGCTGAAAGACGAGCTGAAGAAAAGTCCGTTTGTCGAACAGGTGTCGGCGGCTACCAATCCGATCGGCAACAATGACCTTGGCTCCCGAGGCATGTTTTTCGAGCAGAACGGCGTCATGCCGACGTATACACAGACCGTTCAGAAGTTCGCTGTGGACCCGGACTACCTGAATACGCTGGAAATAAAATTGAGCAAAGGCCGCAATTTCTCCGAGTCGTTTCCGGGCGATGCAACCGCGTCGGTGCTGGTAAACGAAGCGCTGGTGAAAAAAATGGGCTGGCGGGAGCCCATCGGCAAGCGGGTAGCCTATTCGGTTGGTAAAGACCAGACGGCGGAAGCGCGGGTTATTGGCGTCGTCAAGGATTTTCATACGTATTCACTTCAGCATACGATTGAGCCGCTGGTTTTACAGATGCCGGCCCCCCTCGACAAAGACAATCTGTACGTGCGCATCCGGGCGAGCAAAATGACCGAAGCACTCGCGGCCATCCGTCAGGTATACCGCCGGTTCGATCCGTCAGCCAGTCTGAATTTTCATTTTCTGGATCAGAATTTCTCCCAGCAATACAAGGCCGAACAAAAGCAGGGGCAGGTGCTGCTGTCCTTTACGATCCTTGCCGTGCTGATTGCCTGCCTGGGTTTGTTTGGGCTGGCTGCTTTTGCCGCCGAAGCCCGTACGAAGGAGATTGGCGTTCGGAAAGTGCTGGGCGCATCCGTAGGAAGCGTCGTTACGCTGCTTTCCAAAGATTTTCTCAAGCTGGTTGGCGTCGCTATTGGACTGGCTCTACCCCTTGCCTGGTATTTCAGCGGGCAGTGGCTGCAAAGTTTTGCCTATCATGTAGAGATGGAATGGTGGCTGTTTGTCGGGGCTGGCGGGCTGGCAGCGGCTATTGCGCTGCTGACGGTGAGCGTTCAAAGCCTGAAAGCCGCGCTGATGAATCCGGTAAAAAGTCTGCGAGCCGAATAG